In Deinococcus maricopensis DSM 21211, one genomic interval encodes:
- a CDS encoding ABC transporter substrate-binding protein, producing MKKALALITVTAACALANSAHAAGVTLTFACDSVGSGYNECQKGANAWAKKTGNTVKLVQVPKETDQRLALYQQQLGARASDVDVYMIDVVWPGLISQHLLDLSKYIPQSEVAQHFPAIVKNNTVNGKLVGMPFFTDAGVLYYRTDLLAKYGYKSAPKTWDELAEMAKKIQDGERKANSKFVGFVFQGKNYEGLTCDALEWISSFGGGSIVDASGKVTINNPQAVAALKAAQGFVGSIAPSAVTTYGEEEARNVWQAGNAAFMRNWPYAYAAGQAEGSAVKGKIGVAALPAGKGGKPAATLGGWQLAVNAYSKHPKEAADLVRYMTGAQEQKRRAIEASYNPTIASLYKDQGVLKAVPFFGSLYNVFTNAVARPATITGSKYNQVSDAFSTAVYSVLTKKAQPEAALSSLQSQINRIKGRGW from the coding sequence ATGAAGAAGGCCCTTGCCCTCATCACGGTCACCGCGGCGTGCGCCCTCGCCAACAGCGCCCACGCGGCCGGCGTCACCCTCACCTTTGCCTGCGACAGCGTCGGCAGCGGATACAACGAGTGCCAGAAAGGCGCCAACGCCTGGGCCAAAAAGACCGGCAACACGGTCAAACTCGTGCAGGTGCCCAAAGAAACTGACCAGCGCCTCGCGCTCTACCAGCAGCAGCTCGGCGCGCGCGCCAGCGACGTGGACGTGTACATGATCGACGTGGTCTGGCCCGGCCTGATCAGCCAGCACCTCCTCGACCTCAGCAAATACATCCCCCAGAGCGAAGTCGCGCAGCACTTCCCCGCCATCGTCAAGAACAACACCGTGAACGGCAAACTCGTCGGCATGCCGTTCTTCACGGACGCAGGCGTCCTGTACTACCGCACGGACCTGCTCGCCAAGTACGGCTACAAGAGCGCGCCCAAAACCTGGGACGAACTCGCCGAAATGGCCAAGAAGATCCAGGACGGCGAACGCAAAGCCAACAGCAAATTCGTCGGCTTCGTCTTCCAAGGCAAGAACTACGAAGGCCTCACCTGTGACGCCCTCGAGTGGATCAGCAGCTTCGGCGGCGGCAGCATCGTCGACGCCAGCGGCAAGGTCACCATCAACAACCCGCAGGCCGTCGCCGCCCTCAAGGCCGCGCAGGGCTTCGTCGGCAGCATCGCGCCCAGCGCCGTCACCACCTACGGCGAAGAAGAAGCCCGCAACGTCTGGCAGGCCGGGAACGCCGCGTTCATGCGCAACTGGCCGTACGCGTACGCCGCCGGCCAGGCTGAAGGCAGCGCCGTGAAAGGCAAGATCGGCGTGGCCGCCCTGCCCGCCGGCAAAGGCGGCAAACCCGCCGCGACGCTCGGCGGCTGGCAGCTCGCCGTGAACGCCTACAGCAAGCACCCCAAGGAAGCCGCCGACCTCGTGCGCTACATGACCGGCGCGCAGGAGCAGAAGCGCCGCGCCATCGAGGCCAGCTACAACCCCACCATCGCCAGCCTGTACAAGGACCAGGGCGTCCTGAAGGCCGTGCCGTTCTTCGGCAGCCTGTACAACGTGTTCACGAACGCCGTCGCGCGCCCCGCGACCATCACGGGCAGCAAGTACAACCAGGTCAGCGACGCCTTCAGCACCGCCGTGTACAGCGTCCTCACCAAGAAAGCCCAGCCGGAAGCGGCCCTGAGCAGCCTGCAGTCGCAGATCAACCGCATCAAAGGTCGCGGCTGGTAA
- a CDS encoding AlbA family DNA-binding domain-containing protein, producing the protein MSSVADPLIHAPPSEARVVLPVDISPQDLARYAVALSNTKGGTIVVGVGKNGVQDASDIHPLQVTHAIFELSGGKLSVNVQHHRVPGEDVRVLLIFVPQAPYVLAAPDGEVVAWDGAHLVPVTGATSDRVVQLDYTSTVPPTGSLSDLDPVEVARLRAMGQRGALAQLADLDFLSELGLIVDVQGEWRPTIAGILLAGTPRALRTFVAQAEVCYYHHATSDVEFQFREDLLRPLASLLARLHDLIQARNAFTPVQVGLFRIEVWDFDEAVYREALLNALTHRDYTVRDVVHVHHFPDRLEISNPGGFPGGITSENVLRHQPKRRNPLLAEVLAKLGFVERAGVGVDKMYQLMLRHGKEPPEFTTYPDAVTLALHNPGFDAEFVRFVARKQEEMQTLSLDMLIVLSVLKREGEVSRAHLAEALQLPEDRTPRLLQMMEDRGLIAHTGRGTARLYELSADSRAALKRAVSSVAPMRMAPARPGAPARVPAGPREVALELARREEGVGNADLREACGLNTQQAWRVLNALCTGGHIEKRGSGHRTARYYVSGQADRPR; encoded by the coding sequence GTGTCGAGTGTTGCTGATCCTCTGATTCACGCGCCGCCTTCGGAGGCGCGAGTGGTGCTGCCGGTGGACATCAGCCCGCAGGACCTCGCGCGGTACGCCGTGGCGCTGTCGAACACCAAGGGCGGCACCATCGTGGTGGGCGTCGGGAAAAACGGCGTGCAGGACGCGTCGGACATTCACCCGTTGCAGGTGACGCACGCGATTTTCGAGCTGTCCGGCGGGAAGCTGAGCGTGAACGTGCAGCATCACCGCGTGCCCGGCGAGGACGTGCGCGTCCTGCTGATTTTCGTGCCGCAGGCGCCGTACGTGCTGGCCGCGCCGGACGGCGAGGTCGTCGCGTGGGACGGCGCGCATCTGGTGCCGGTCACGGGGGCCACGTCTGACCGGGTGGTGCAGCTGGACTACACGTCGACGGTGCCGCCCACGGGGAGCCTGTCGGACCTGGACCCGGTGGAGGTGGCGCGCCTGCGCGCCATGGGGCAGCGGGGCGCGCTGGCGCAGCTCGCGGACCTGGATTTCCTGTCGGAGCTGGGGTTGATCGTGGACGTGCAGGGCGAGTGGCGGCCCACCATCGCCGGCATTCTGCTGGCGGGCACGCCGCGGGCGCTTCGGACGTTCGTGGCGCAGGCGGAAGTGTGCTACTACCACCACGCGACGAGCGACGTGGAGTTCCAGTTCCGCGAGGACCTGCTGCGGCCGCTGGCGAGCCTGCTGGCGCGCCTGCACGACCTGATTCAGGCGCGTAACGCGTTCACGCCGGTGCAGGTGGGGCTGTTTCGCATCGAGGTGTGGGACTTCGACGAGGCGGTGTACCGCGAGGCGCTGCTGAACGCGTTGACGCACCGTGACTACACGGTGCGTGACGTGGTGCACGTGCATCACTTCCCGGACCGGCTGGAGATCAGCAACCCGGGGGGCTTCCCGGGCGGCATCACGTCGGAGAACGTGCTTCGGCACCAGCCGAAGCGCCGCAATCCGCTGCTGGCGGAGGTGCTGGCGAAGCTGGGGTTCGTGGAGCGCGCGGGCGTGGGCGTGGACAAGATGTACCAGTTGATGCTGCGGCACGGCAAGGAACCGCCGGAGTTCACGACGTACCCGGACGCGGTGACGCTCGCGCTGCACAACCCGGGGTTCGATGCGGAGTTCGTGCGGTTCGTGGCGCGCAAGCAGGAGGAGATGCAGACGCTCAGCCTGGACATGCTGATTGTCCTGAGTGTCCTGAAGCGCGAGGGGGAAGTGTCGCGCGCGCATCTGGCGGAGGCGTTGCAGTTGCCGGAGGACCGCACGCCGCGGCTGCTGCAGATGATGGAGGACCGCGGCCTGATTGCGCACACTGGACGGGGAACGGCGCGGCTGTACGAGCTGTCGGCGGATTCGCGCGCGGCGCTCAAGCGCGCGGTGAGCAGCGTGGCACCCATGCGGATGGCGCCGGCACGTCCGGGTGCGCCGGCGCGCGTGCCGGCAGGGCCGCGTGAGGTGGCGCTGGAACTGGCGCGCCGTGAGGAGGGCGTGGGGAATGCAGACCTGCGGGAGGCGTGCGGGCTGAACACGCAGCAGGCGTGGCGGGTGCTGAACGCGTTGTGTACCGGTGGGCACATTGAGAAGCGCGGGAGTGGGCACCGGACGGCGCGGTACTACGTGTCGGGCCAGGCAGACCGTCCTCGCTGA
- a CDS encoding DUF3293 domain-containing protein: protein MRTGEALRAAFLNATYGTRAERFRLSGVQPARLASPSWAAGGRAWAVVTAWNPGGQLASAEVNARADGALREQVDALGVPSRVAVNGDGRWREASLLLEGARLRDAVALGRHFGQAAVVFGVGARAALVWCGPDGVRVERLWASPSARP, encoded by the coding sequence GCGCGGCGTTCCTGAACGCCACGTACGGCACGCGCGCCGAGCGGTTCCGGCTGAGCGGCGTGCAGCCCGCGCGTCTGGCTTCGCCGTCGTGGGCAGCGGGTGGGCGCGCGTGGGCGGTCGTGACCGCGTGGAATCCGGGCGGTCAGCTGGCGAGCGCGGAGGTGAACGCCCGCGCGGACGGGGCGCTGCGTGAGCAGGTGGACGCGCTGGGCGTGCCTTCCCGCGTGGCCGTGAACGGCGACGGGCGCTGGCGCGAGGCGTCGCTGCTGCTGGAAGGCGCGCGCCTGCGGGACGCCGTGGCGCTCGGGCGGCACTTCGGGCAGGCGGCGGTGGTGTTCGGCGTGGGCGCCCGCGCGGCGCTGGTGTGGTGCGGGCCGGACGGCGTGCGCGTGGAACGCCTGTGGGCGTCGCCGTCCGCCCGGCCCTGA